The following coding sequences are from one Danaus plexippus chromosome 13 unlocalized genomic scaffold, MEX_DaPlex mxdp_15, whole genome shotgun sequence window:
- the LOC116770146 gene encoding allatostatin, with the protein MNTTLHNNTLFIFVSAMALLFTITASVPMQEEEQVENALVPRADDDSDMSVPWDALNTAALRKLLLQLDADDRLNMGRVGRSWPQAEPRGWGLRAIDGRLARQWRADKRQVRFRQCYFNPISCFRK; encoded by the exons ATGAACACCACGCTACATAACAACACGTTATTCATCTTCGTGAGTGCAATGGCTTTGCTGTTTACAATCACAGCATCCGTACCGATG cAAGAAGAGGAACAAGTGGAGAATGCTTTGGTACCTCGCGCCGATGACGACTCCGACATGTCAGTGCCCTGGGATGCTCTTAATACTGCAGCACTCCGCAAATTGCTGCTTCAACTGGATGCTGATGATAG acTCAACATGGGTCGCGTGGGTCGCTCCTGGCCTCAAGCGGAACCCCGCGGTTGGGGACTTCGGGCCATAGACGGCAGGCTGGCTCGACAGTGGCGCGCCGACAAAAGACAAGTCCGCTTCCGACAATGCTATTTCAACCCAATCTCCTGCTTCAGGAAGTAA